TAAGTTCCAATCCAACCCACGGGGCGCTCCCCTTCGACCATAAAACCTTCGGCCACGTCCAGGCCAAGCGCACGGGCAATCAGCACGTTATTGCCGAACTCGGGCTGGCCGTCGAGCGGCAAATGGTAACCGTAAAGTGAAATTCCATGTTGCATCAGGCGACGCATGCGTTCTCCGAACTTGCCTACCAGCACCCGATTTTCACCGTTCCAGAAACCGTTCGGATGATGCACGAAAATGCAATCGGCATGCTCCTCGATAGCAGCATCGATCAGGCGGTCACGAAAGGAAACCCCCGTCACGACACGGGTCACCTCGCCAGACGCCTCGACACAAAGCCCATCGACACAGTAATCCTTAAAGAGCTGCGGTTCCAGCAAACCATTTAACCAGTCAGAAAATTCAGAAAGTCGCATAACAAAAC
The genomic region above belongs to uncultured Fibrobacter sp. and contains:
- a CDS encoding Nif3-like dinuclear metal center hexameric protein, which gives rise to MRLSEFSDWLNGLLEPQLFKDYCVDGLCVEASGEVTRVVTGVSFRDRLIDAAIEEHADCIFVHHPNGFWNGENRVLVGKFGERMRRLMQHGISLYGYHLPLDGQPEFGNNVLIARALGLDVAEGFMVEGERPVGWIGTYKDALSREDFLKRANGAFEHGIQNALMYGKEQIRRVAICSGSGASGIQEAISLGCDAFVTGDIKESVPILCEELGFNLVSAGHHRTEVFGVRAIAEKIEKELGLTAKFIDIDNPI